Proteins co-encoded in one Dasypus novemcinctus isolate mDasNov1 chromosome 6, mDasNov1.1.hap2, whole genome shotgun sequence genomic window:
- the CALY gene encoding neuron-specific vesicular protein calcyon isoform X1, whose translation MSRSSYFSRTHFITTFFHGLGPLSTMVKLGCSFSGKPGKDPGDQDGAAADSVPLISPLDVSQLQPPFPDQVVIKTQTEYQLSSPDQLKKLPDLEAQRLACSHPEEGRKLPTARMIAFAMALLGCVLIMYKAIWYDQFTCPDGFLLRHKICTPLTLEMYYTEMDPERHRSILAAIGAYPLGRKYGTEMPAAWGDSYRAAKEEPRAPTQAGTEAATQPSGKLTAKANKEARRVAGSVLPLSPQ comes from the exons ATGAGCAGAAGCTCTTACTTTTCACGTACTCATTTCATCACTACTTTCTTTCATG GACTAGGCCCATTGTCCACCATGGTGAAGCTGGGCTGCAGCTTCTCTGGGAAGCCAGGCAAGGACCCCGGGGACCAGGACGGGGCTGCCGCAGACAGCGTCCCTCTGATCAGCCCCCTGGACGTCAGCCAGCTCCAGCCACCCTTCCCAGACCAG GTGGTCATCAAGACGCAGACGGAGTACCAGCTGTCGTCCCCCGACCAGCTGAAGAAGCTCCCTGACCTGGAGGCCCAGAGGCTGGCCTGCAGCCACCCCGAGGAGGGACGAAAG CTGCCCACGGCGCGGATGATCGCCTTCGCCATGGCCCTCCTGGGCTGCGTCCTGATCATGTACAAGGCCATCTGGTACGACCAGTTCACCTGCCCCGACGGCTTCCTGCTGCGG CACAAGATCTGCACGCCGCTGACCCTGGAGATGTACTACACCGAGATGGACCCCGAGCGCCACCGCAGCATCCTGGCGGCCATCGGGGCCTACCCGCTGGGCCGCAAGTACGGCACAGAGATGCCAGCGGCCTGGGGGGACAGCTACCGCGCTGCCAAGGAGGAGCCCAGGGCGCCCACGCAGGCGGGGACCGAGGCGGCCACACAGCCCTCCGGGAAGCTCACGGCCAAGGCCAACAAGGAGGCCAGGAGGGTGGCGGGGAGCGTGCTGCCCCTGTCCCCGCAGTGA
- the CALY gene encoding neuron-specific vesicular protein calcyon isoform X2, with product MVKLGCSFSGKPGKDPGDQDGAAADSVPLISPLDVSQLQPPFPDQVVIKTQTEYQLSSPDQLKKLPDLEAQRLACSHPEEGRKLPTARMIAFAMALLGCVLIMYKAIWYDQFTCPDGFLLRHKICTPLTLEMYYTEMDPERHRSILAAIGAYPLGRKYGTEMPAAWGDSYRAAKEEPRAPTQAGTEAATQPSGKLTAKANKEARRVAGSVLPLSPQ from the exons ATGGTGAAGCTGGGCTGCAGCTTCTCTGGGAAGCCAGGCAAGGACCCCGGGGACCAGGACGGGGCTGCCGCAGACAGCGTCCCTCTGATCAGCCCCCTGGACGTCAGCCAGCTCCAGCCACCCTTCCCAGACCAG GTGGTCATCAAGACGCAGACGGAGTACCAGCTGTCGTCCCCCGACCAGCTGAAGAAGCTCCCTGACCTGGAGGCCCAGAGGCTGGCCTGCAGCCACCCCGAGGAGGGACGAAAG CTGCCCACGGCGCGGATGATCGCCTTCGCCATGGCCCTCCTGGGCTGCGTCCTGATCATGTACAAGGCCATCTGGTACGACCAGTTCACCTGCCCCGACGGCTTCCTGCTGCGG CACAAGATCTGCACGCCGCTGACCCTGGAGATGTACTACACCGAGATGGACCCCGAGCGCCACCGCAGCATCCTGGCGGCCATCGGGGCCTACCCGCTGGGCCGCAAGTACGGCACAGAGATGCCAGCGGCCTGGGGGGACAGCTACCGCGCTGCCAAGGAGGAGCCCAGGGCGCCCACGCAGGCGGGGACCGAGGCGGCCACACAGCCCTCCGGGAAGCTCACGGCCAAGGCCAACAAGGAGGCCAGGAGGGTGGCGGGGAGCGTGCTGCCCCTGTCCCCGCAGTGA